A window of Microcystis aeruginosa FD4 contains these coding sequences:
- the ppk1 gene encoding polyphosphate kinase 1, with the protein MAKASTVTSEIDLKDSQYYFNRELSWLEFNHRVLYEALDPRTPLLERLKFTAIFSANLDEFFMVRVAVLKQQVEANVAVLSADGRTPSEQLTEISKCLRPLVQQQDHLFEHTLKNLLVEQGIHLINYVDLHQEQRNYLHNYFEQNIFPVLTPLAVDPSHPFPYISNLSLNLAVVVRDPDTDKELFARVKVPQVFPRFLALPKELRHQDGKASIWTGVPLEQVVMHNLEALFPGMIIQECYPFRVTRNADISVEEDEADDLLLAIEEEVRKRRIGKSAVRLEIHSSTPSNIKDRIMRDLGLEEIDVYDVDGLLGHKDLFYFLSLPCPELKDSPWNSVTPAVLQGLREIVDGNEDGILEQDGEDIFTLIRNNDILVHHPYHSFSASVQQFIAQAAHDAHVLAIKMTLYRTSGDSPIVNSLIAAAENGKQVAALVELKARFDEENNITWAKKLEQAGVHVVYGLVGLKTHTKVVLVVRKEGDKIRRYFHIGTGNYNPKTAKLYTDLGLLSCREDLGADITDLFNFLTGYSRQQSYRQLLVAPVSLRKRMLAMIDREAKNCKNGGTGRIVAKMNALVDKPIIEALYAASRAGVQIDLIIRGICCLRPGLPEVSDNIRVISIIGRFLEHSRIFYFYNGGQEEVYIGSADWMTRNLTRRVEAVTPIAEPAIAKELEEILGIMLSDNRQAWELQSDGSYIQRRPDNEGQESSTHVILMEKALKSAGISQ; encoded by the coding sequence ATGGCTAAAGCGTCTACCGTAACTTCCGAAATCGATCTTAAAGATTCGCAATATTACTTTAACCGAGAATTAAGCTGGTTAGAATTTAATCATCGCGTGCTTTATGAGGCACTTGATCCTCGGACTCCCCTACTAGAAAGATTAAAATTTACCGCCATTTTTTCTGCCAATCTCGACGAATTTTTTATGGTACGGGTGGCAGTTCTTAAACAACAGGTAGAGGCAAATGTAGCCGTTTTAAGTGCCGATGGTAGGACTCCCTCAGAACAGCTAACCGAGATAAGTAAGTGTCTGCGTCCCCTTGTCCAGCAACAGGATCATCTTTTTGAACACACCCTGAAAAACCTGTTAGTAGAACAGGGAATTCATCTGATTAACTATGTGGATTTACATCAAGAACAGCGCAATTATCTGCATAATTACTTTGAACAAAATATTTTCCCCGTTTTAACTCCCCTCGCGGTCGATCCTAGTCATCCCTTTCCCTATATTTCTAATCTTAGTCTCAATTTAGCCGTAGTCGTTCGCGATCCCGACACCGATAAGGAACTGTTTGCCAGGGTGAAAGTACCACAGGTTTTCCCCCGTTTTCTGGCATTACCCAAGGAATTACGCCACCAAGACGGAAAAGCTTCGATTTGGACGGGAGTACCGCTCGAACAGGTGGTAATGCACAATTTAGAGGCACTTTTCCCCGGCATGATCATTCAAGAATGTTATCCTTTTCGGGTGACACGCAACGCTGATATCTCCGTCGAAGAAGATGAGGCCGATGATTTATTATTAGCGATCGAGGAAGAAGTACGCAAGCGCCGCATCGGTAAATCGGCAGTACGTCTAGAAATTCACAGTTCTACCCCTAGCAATATTAAAGACCGGATCATGCGCGATCTGGGACTTGAGGAGATCGATGTTTACGATGTGGATGGACTGCTGGGACACAAGGATTTATTTTATTTTCTGTCTTTACCCTGTCCCGAACTGAAAGATTCGCCTTGGAATTCCGTCACCCCAGCGGTTTTACAGGGATTGCGGGAAATAGTTGACGGTAACGAAGACGGAATCCTAGAACAGGATGGCGAAGATATTTTTACTTTAATTCGCAATAACGATATTCTCGTTCATCACCCTTACCATTCCTTTAGTGCCTCAGTACAACAGTTTATCGCCCAGGCTGCCCATGATGCCCATGTTTTAGCGATTAAAATGACTTTGTATCGTACTTCCGGAGATTCCCCGATTGTCAATTCCCTGATTGCAGCGGCCGAAAATGGTAAACAGGTAGCGGCGTTAGTAGAACTAAAAGCTCGCTTTGATGAGGAAAATAACATTACTTGGGCGAAAAAGCTGGAACAAGCCGGAGTTCACGTTGTTTATGGCTTAGTTGGTCTCAAAACCCATACGAAAGTGGTTCTCGTGGTCAGAAAAGAAGGGGATAAAATCCGTCGTTATTTCCATATTGGCACGGGTAATTATAACCCAAAAACGGCTAAATTATACACTGATTTGGGTTTACTTAGCTGTCGCGAGGATTTGGGGGCAGATATCACCGATTTATTTAACTTTCTGACTGGATACTCCCGTCAGCAATCCTATCGCCAACTTTTAGTTGCTCCGGTGAGTTTGCGAAAACGGATGTTGGCAATGATCGATCGCGAGGCCAAAAACTGTAAAAATGGCGGTACGGGGCGCATTGTCGCAAAAATGAACGCTCTTGTCGATAAACCGATTATAGAAGCCTTATACGCCGCTTCTCGTGCCGGTGTGCAGATTGACTTAATTATTCGCGGGATCTGTTGTTTACGGCCCGGATTGCCAGAAGTGAGCGATAATATCCGAGTAATTAGCATTATCGGCCGCTTTTTGGAACATTCCCGCATTTTTTACTTCTACAATGGTGGTCAGGAGGAGGTGTATATTGGTAGCGCCGATTGGATGACGCGGAACCTGACTCGTCGCGTGGAAGCAGTGACACCCATCGCTGAACCAGCGATCGCCAAGGAACTGGAAGAAATTCTCGGCATCATGTTGTCAGATAACCGACAAGCATGGGAATTACAATCCGATGGCAGTTATATTCAGCGTCGTCCTGACAATGAGGGACAGGAAAGCAGTACCCATGTAATTTTAATGGAAAAAGCCCTTAAATCTGCGGGTATTAGTCAATAG
- a CDS encoding diflavin flavoprotein, with the protein MVATPVKTKRLTVQVANLTTDTTAIRSLDWDRDRFDIEFGLQNGTTYNSYLIRGEKIALVDTSHEKFRQLYFDSLNGLINPQEIDYLIISHTEPDHSGLVRDMLQLAPNITVVGSKVAIQFLENLVHHPFQRQLVKNGDQLDLGNGHILEFVNAPNLHWPDTIFTYDHGSGILFTCDAFGMHYCSDDLYDEQLSAIEPDYRFYYECLMAPNARSVLAAMKRMEPLGNINLVANGHGPVLKHNVTELLTRYRDWSQAQTKAEKTIAVFYISDYGYSDRLCQSIAKGITKTGVAVETLDLKSADPQEVKELASSAVGIVIGTPPVSGINAQEITGNLGTILASVNPKQYLGMFESQGGDDESILPLFNKFREVGLTKAFDPIRSTETPNESLYQRCEEAGTDMGQLLTQEVKVKQRKSLDTDLDKAIGRISGGLYIITTKKGDRSGAMVASWVTQASFDPPGFTVAVAKDRAIESLLQVGDQFILNILEEGNYQTLMKHFLKRFGPGEDRFAGVNTRIANNGSPILADALAYLECEVVSRMECADHWIVYNKVTDGRVSKPDSLTAVHHRKVGNYY; encoded by the coding sequence ATGGTTGCCACACCAGTCAAAACAAAACGTCTCACCGTGCAGGTGGCCAATCTCACCACAGACACCACCGCTATTCGTTCCCTCGATTGGGATCGCGATCGCTTCGATATTGAATTCGGATTACAAAACGGTACGACTTATAACTCCTATCTGATTCGTGGGGAAAAAATCGCCCTTGTGGATACCTCTCACGAAAAATTCCGTCAACTATATTTTGATAGCCTCAACGGATTAATTAACCCCCAAGAAATCGATTATTTAATTATCAGTCATACCGAACCCGATCACAGTGGGTTAGTCAGAGATATGCTACAACTCGCTCCCAATATTACCGTCGTTGGGTCGAAAGTAGCAATTCAGTTTTTAGAGAATTTAGTTCATCATCCCTTTCAACGTCAACTGGTCAAAAATGGTGATCAGTTAGACCTAGGCAATGGTCACATTCTCGAATTTGTTAATGCTCCTAATTTACACTGGCCCGATACTATTTTTACCTACGATCACGGTTCGGGAATTTTATTTACCTGTGATGCCTTCGGAATGCACTATTGTTCCGATGATCTTTACGATGAGCAATTAAGTGCTATTGAACCAGATTATCGCTTCTATTATGAATGTTTAATGGCTCCTAATGCTCGTTCGGTACTAGCGGCGATGAAACGGATGGAACCCCTAGGTAATATTAATCTCGTGGCTAATGGTCATGGACCAGTATTAAAACATAATGTTACTGAATTATTGACCCGTTATCGTGATTGGAGTCAGGCACAAACTAAGGCAGAAAAAACCATTGCTGTTTTCTATATTTCCGATTATGGTTATAGCGATCGCCTCTGTCAATCGATTGCCAAAGGTATTACTAAAACTGGTGTGGCGGTAGAAACTCTAGACCTGAAATCCGCCGATCCCCAAGAGGTAAAAGAATTAGCTTCTTCTGCGGTGGGAATCGTCATCGGTACTCCCCCCGTTTCTGGTATTAATGCCCAAGAAATTACGGGTAATTTAGGCACAATTCTCGCCTCGGTTAACCCCAAACAATACCTCGGAATGTTTGAATCTCAAGGGGGTGATGATGAATCAATTTTACCTCTATTTAATAAGTTTCGTGAAGTTGGTTTAACCAAAGCTTTCGATCCCATTCGTAGCACAGAAACTCCTAACGAGAGTCTCTATCAACGCTGTGAAGAAGCGGGTACAGATATGGGACAACTATTAACCCAAGAGGTAAAGGTTAAACAAAGAAAATCCCTCGATACTGACCTTGATAAAGCCATCGGACGGATTAGCGGTGGTTTATATATTATTACCACCAAGAAAGGAGATAGAAGCGGGGCAATGGTCGCTTCTTGGGTAACTCAAGCAAGTTTTGATCCTCCTGGTTTTACCGTTGCTGTGGCCAAAGATCGGGCGATCGAGTCTTTACTGCAAGTGGGGGATCAATTCATTTTAAATATTCTGGAAGAAGGCAATTATCAAACCCTGATGAAACACTTTTTAAAACGTTTCGGCCCGGGGGAAGATCGTTTTGCAGGAGTCAATACTCGCATTGCTAATAATGGTTCCCCAATTTTAGCTGATGCTCTCGCTTATTTAGAATGTGAGGTAGTTAGTCGCATGGAATGTGCTGACCACTGGATTGTTTACAATAAAGTCACCGATGGTCGCGTTTCTAAACCTGATAGTTTAACGGCCGTTCACCATCGCAAAGTCGGTAATTATTATTAG
- a CDS encoding Hfq-related RNA-binding protein, producing MSQFDPGLPSIRQVQSYIQEKQEVEIKLSTDDLLVGRILWQDVNCLYLVDHYDKPTLIWQQSLVYLKPKA from the coding sequence ATGTCTCAATTCGATCCCGGTCTACCGAGTATTAGACAAGTACAGAGCTATATTCAAGAGAAACAGGAAGTAGAAATTAAGTTGAGCACCGATGATCTCCTCGTTGGTCGCATCCTTTGGCAAGATGTTAACTGTCTATACCTGGTTGATCACTACGATAAACCCACTTTAATTTGGCAACAGTCTCTGGTTTATTTAAAACCTAAAGCCTAG
- the dapF gene encoding diaminopimelate epimerase, with the protein MKIPFTKYQGLGNDFILIDNRHSPEPLIRAEMAVAMCDRHFGVGADGVIFVLPGQAETDYTMRIFNSDGSEPEMCGNGIRCLAQFISRLEANNSIGQTYRIHTLAGTMIPRLEANEQVTVDMGPPQLLGSEIPTTLVNWTEKTLAVPLEVEGKDWLITCVSMGNPHCVTFVDDLASIPLETIGPKFEHHPVFPQRTNVEFVEVIAPDYMKMRVWERGAGITLACGTGACAVVVAAVLTAKCDRCCTVELPGGCLQIHWCETDNRVYMTGSAKAVFEGIYPI; encoded by the coding sequence ATGAAAATCCCCTTCACCAAATATCAAGGCCTGGGCAATGATTTTATTTTGATAGATAACCGTCACAGTCCCGAACCCCTGATCAGAGCGGAAATGGCCGTGGCTATGTGCGATCGACATTTTGGGGTCGGTGCTGATGGCGTGATTTTTGTGCTTCCCGGCCAAGCAGAAACCGACTACACCATGAGAATTTTCAACTCTGATGGTTCGGAACCGGAAATGTGTGGTAACGGTATTCGCTGTCTAGCCCAATTTATTAGCCGTTTAGAGGCTAACAACAGTATTGGGCAAACCTATCGCATTCATACTCTAGCAGGAACGATGATTCCCCGTTTAGAAGCCAACGAACAGGTGACGGTCGATATGGGGCCGCCGCAACTGCTAGGCAGTGAAATCCCCACCACCTTGGTCAACTGGACCGAAAAAACCCTCGCTGTTCCCCTAGAGGTGGAGGGCAAAGATTGGTTAATTACTTGCGTTAGTATGGGTAATCCCCACTGTGTCACTTTTGTCGATGATCTGGCCTCTATTCCCCTAGAAACTATCGGGCCAAAATTTGAGCATCATCCAGTTTTTCCCCAACGGACTAATGTGGAGTTCGTAGAAGTAATCGCGCCGGATTATATGAAGATGCGTGTCTGGGAAAGAGGAGCGGGAATTACTCTCGCTTGCGGTACTGGTGCTTGTGCTGTGGTGGTGGCGGCCGTGTTAACGGCAAAATGCGATCGCTGTTGTACCGTGGAACTACCCGGTGGTTGTCTTCAGATTCACTGGTGCGAAACTGATAACCGGGTTTACATGACCGGTTCAGCTAAGGCTGTTTTTGAGGGCATTTACCCCATCTGA
- a CDS encoding chlorophyll a/b-binding protein — translation MTARGYTTEEQGRLNNFAVEPKMYVDSSSSLGFTKNAEKLNGRLAMIGFVSLLAIEVLTGKGIIAWITSL, via the coding sequence ATGACTGCCCGCGGCTACACCACCGAAGAACAAGGAAGACTGAATAATTTTGCTGTCGAACCGAAAATGTACGTTGATAGTTCTAGCAGTCTTGGTTTTACCAAAAACGCTGAAAAATTGAATGGCAGACTAGCTATGATTGGCTTTGTCTCTCTTTTGGCCATTGAAGTGTTAACCGGTAAAGGAATCATTGCTTGGATTACCAGTCTCTAA
- a CDS encoding transposase, producing the protein MRKTLTGWGKEVLGPIEEVSIDLWLTYKNLVKELMPSAEVVADRFHVMKQINQELDEQRRDVRRCSVEPQKKEPGQRRKIKNRKRKKKRS; encoded by the coding sequence TTGAGAAAAACGCTTACAGGCTGGGGGAAAGAGGTGTTAGGGCCAATTGAAGAAGTGAGCATAGACCTTTGGCTAACCTATAAAAATTTAGTGAAAGAATTGATGCCATCGGCCGAGGTAGTCGCCGATAGATTCCATGTAATGAAACAAATTAATCAAGAGTTAGACGAACAGAGAAGAGACGTTCGGCGATGCTCAGTCGAGCCGCAGAAAAAAGAGCCGGGTCAGCGCAGAAAAATAAAAAACAGAAAGCGGAAAAAGAAGCGAAGCTAG
- the cobT gene encoding nicotinate mononucleotide-dependent phosphoribosyltransferase CobT, translating into MIKIYTEVERGQNWLQRHQKSCPIFALVLGFTETGLIPGISTAGATPEDRKYTAIADAEFIVKGVSPHPRYPLPPLTVGASPAYITRAVVEKLAIPVRVFNAGLPLPPAVDYIELGGQPARCLSTGRALDLPIVKHLFAQGLAWGEKLARQSGYLIIGECVVGGTTTALAILTGLGYRAKGKVNSSHPQCNHAQKQAIVEQGLARKEIFDPFEVIAALGDPQQIFVAGMAIAASGQGGVLLAGGTQMLAVSALIQALVAKYAYPVNWENILVGTTRWVAEDKTGDTVGLARLIGKLPLLATQLNFSASKYPVLQAYEQGFVKEGVGAGGCAIAACLYQNWTNQDLVKAIENLIGFQLNC; encoded by the coding sequence ATGATTAAAATTTACACGGAAGTCGAACGGGGGCAAAATTGGTTACAGCGCCATCAAAAATCTTGTCCGATATTTGCCCTAGTTTTAGGCTTTACCGAGACAGGATTAATCCCCGGAATCTCCACCGCCGGTGCTACCCCGGAAGATAGAAAATATACAGCGATCGCCGATGCCGAATTTATCGTTAAAGGAGTTTCACCCCATCCCCGTTATCCCTTGCCTCCCCTAACGGTGGGAGCCTCCCCTGCCTATATTACCCGCGCCGTAGTGGAAAAATTAGCTATTCCTGTCCGGGTTTTTAACGCCGGTTTACCCTTGCCCCCGGCCGTCGATTATATCGAACTGGGGGGACAACCGGCCCGTTGTCTCTCCACCGGCCGCGCCCTAGATCTCCCCATAGTAAAACACCTGTTCGCCCAAGGATTAGCTTGGGGAGAAAAATTAGCCCGCCAGTCTGGTTATCTAATTATCGGCGAGTGTGTGGTCGGTGGCACCACCACCGCCCTCGCCATCCTAACTGGATTGGGTTATCGAGCCAAGGGCAAAGTGAATAGCAGCCATCCCCAGTGCAATCATGCCCAGAAACAGGCAATAGTTGAGCAGGGATTAGCCCGAAAAGAAATTTTTGATCCTTTTGAGGTAATCGCCGCACTAGGCGATCCTCAGCAGATTTTCGTTGCTGGCATGGCGATCGCCGCCAGTGGGCAGGGTGGGGTACTCCTCGCCGGAGGAACCCAAATGTTAGCCGTTTCTGCCCTAATTCAAGCTCTAGTGGCTAAATATGCCTATCCCGTTAACTGGGAAAATATCCTCGTCGGCACAACTCGCTGGGTAGCGGAAGATAAAACGGGGGATACGGTGGGATTAGCCCGCCTGATCGGAAAATTGCCCCTATTAGCCACACAATTAAACTTTTCCGCCTCTAAATACCCGGTTTTGCAAGCTTATGAACAAGGTTTCGTCAAGGAAGGAGTCGGTGCGGGGGGATGTGCGATCGCTGCTTGTCTGTACCAGAATTGGACTAATCAAGATTTGGTCAAAGCGATCGAAAATTTAATCGGGTTTCAACTAAACTGTTGA
- a CDS encoding type II toxin-antitoxin system HicB family antitoxin codes for MQYQVNLKQSEEGYAVWCPSLPGCASQGTTKEEALNNIQDAIQSYLEVAEELNQGIESYYVEVELNHA; via the coding sequence ATGCAATATCAAGTCAATCTCAAGCAATCAGAAGAGGGATATGCCGTTTGGTGTCCTAGTTTACCTGGTTGTGCTTCTCAAGGGACAACTAAAGAAGAAGCACTCAATAATATTCAAGATGCAATTCAGTCTTATTTAGAAGTGGCTGAGGAATTAAATCAAGGGATCGAATCTTATTATGTAGAAGTTGAATTAAATCATGCCTAG
- a CDS encoding type II toxin-antitoxin system HicA family toxin, whose amino-acid sequence MPSLAGINHQRAIKAFEKAGFQIVRPGKHITITDGQHILTIPRSNPINAYTMGTIIKGSGLTIEEFKKLL is encoded by the coding sequence ATGCCTAGTCTTGCTGGAATTAATCATCAACGAGCAATTAAAGCGTTTGAAAAAGCAGGATTTCAGATTGTTCGACCGGGAAAACATATTACCATAACTGATGGACAACATATTCTCACTATTCCAAGGTCTAATCCAATCAATGCTTATACAATGGGAACAATTATTAAAGGTTCTGGATTAACTATTGAAGAATTTAAAAAACTTTTATAA
- a CDS encoding transposase: MNELKKYRQSIRLKGYDYRLNGAYYITICSYQKQYLFGEIVEGNMKQNLLGDTIETVWYRLPLNFKFIELDAFIVMPNHIHGIILIQNQALEKTEYYSQYPRGTMPESLGAIVQNFKSISTRKINRLCSDRLKVWHRNYYEHIIRNEDSYQKIRQYILDNPRNWQQDENNLNKFKPM, encoded by the coding sequence ATGAATGAACTGAAAAAATATCGACAATCTATTCGCTTGAAAGGCTATGATTATAGACTTAATGGAGCTTATTATATAACAATTTGTTCTTATCAAAAGCAGTATTTATTTGGTGAAATTGTTGAAGGAAATATGAAGCAAAATTTACTTGGTGATACTATTGAAACAGTATGGTACAGACTACCTCTAAATTTTAAATTTATTGAACTAGATGCTTTTATTGTTATGCCCAATCATATTCATGGAATTATATTAATACAAAATCAAGCTCTGGAAAAGACCGAATACTATTCTCAATATCCTCGCGGTACAATGCCAGAATCTTTGGGGGCTATTGTGCAGAATTTTAAATCAATCTCTACTCGTAAAATCAATCGTTTATGTAGCGATCGCCTGAAAGTTTGGCATCGCAATTATTATGAACATATCATTCGCAATGAAGATTCTTATCAAAAAATCCGGCAATACATTCTTGACAATCCGCGAAATTGGCAACAAGACGAAAACAATCTTAATAAATTCAAACCAATGTAG
- a CDS encoding tetratricopeptide repeat protein produces the protein MNPESYRKIRNCWMRLVQVMVAVAQQFGNAGRENEARWLLNMAQQLAAALGLLGDETTATANTPQNYLNFLMETLRKVQENPNPQVIYPFWAQNLDKLDENLIYILDSWANDKLASVDTKEAYFIAGNIWYFSELVQKFTLGSIAANKEIAIAGYEITLRVYTKGAFPRDWAVTKLNLAVTYSERIRGNKADNLEKSITGFTEALRVYTEKAFPQSWALTQYNLALIYYDRIRGDKVENLEKSIVANQEALKVYTWEASPQDWALLVSVWKEEG, from the coding sequence ATGAACCCCGAATCTTACAGGAAAATCAGGAATTGCTGGATGAGGTTGGTACAGGTAATGGTAGCCGTAGCGCAACAATTCGGGAATGCAGGAAGGGAAAATGAGGCGCGATGGTTGCTGAATATGGCACAACAGTTAGCAGCAGCATTAGGGTTATTGGGGGATGAAACCACGGCAACCGCCAACACCCCGCAAAACTATCTCAATTTCTTAATGGAGACATTACGAAAAGTCCAAGAGAATCCTAATCCTCAAGTTATTTATCCCTTCTGGGCGCAAAATCTGGATAAATTGGATGAAAATTTGATATATATTCTTGATAGTTGGGCAAATGATAAACTAGCATCCGTTGATACAAAAGAAGCCTATTTTATTGCTGGAAATATTTGGTACTTCAGTGAATTAGTACAAAAATTCACACTAGGTAGTATTGCCGCTAATAAGGAAATTGCCATTGCTGGTTATGAAATAACCTTAAGAGTTTATACTAAAGGAGCTTTTCCCCGAGATTGGGCAGTTACCAAGCTAAATCTCGCTGTTACTTACTCTGAAAGAATTAGAGGCAATAAAGCTGACAATTTAGAAAAATCAATTACTGGTTTTACTGAAGCCTTGAGAGTTTATACTGAAAAAGCTTTTCCCCAGAGTTGGGCCTTAACACAATATAATCTTGCTCTTATTTACTATGACAGAATCAGAGGCGACAAAGTCGAGAATTTAGAAAAGTCAATTGTCGCTAATCAGGAAGCCTTAAAAGTTTATACCTGGGAAGCTTCTCCCCAAGATTGGGCTCTTCTGGTTTCTGTGTGGAAGGAAGAAGGATAG
- a CDS encoding tetratricopeptide repeat protein has product MAISAFTNALKVWTLESSPKNWGNTQDGLANAYLNRIRGDKAENLEMAIEAANKALKVRTLAAFPQEWAATQNNLALAYRNRIRDDKAENIEKAIAYYQEVLKVYTFEAFPQDWATTQNNLAAAYTERIRGDKAENIEKAIAACQEALKVGVA; this is encoded by the coding sequence ATGGCAATTTCTGCTTTTACTAATGCATTGAAAGTCTGGACTTTGGAATCTTCTCCCAAAAATTGGGGTAATACGCAGGATGGTCTTGCTAATGCTTACCTGAATAGGATCAGAGGCGATAAAGCTGAAAATTTGGAGATGGCAATTGAGGCTGCTAATAAAGCCCTGAAAGTGAGAACTTTGGCAGCTTTTCCCCAAGAATGGGCAGCCACGCAAAATAATCTTGCTCTTGCTTACCGTAACAGAATTAGGGATGATAAAGCTGAGAATATTGAAAAAGCGATCGCCTATTATCAAGAAGTCTTGAAAGTTTATACTTTTGAGGCATTTCCTCAAGATTGGGCAACCACACAGAATAATCTCGCGGCTGCTTACACAGAAAGAATTAGAGGAGATAAAGCGGAGAATATAGAAAAAGCAATCGCAGCTTGCCAAGAAGCTCTAAAAGTTGGCGTTGCATAA